A genomic window from Puniceicoccus vermicola includes:
- a CDS encoding thioredoxin domain-containing protein yields the protein MSNQLANESSLYLRQHAENPVDWMPWGEEAFARAKAEDKPVLVSIGYSSCHWCHVMAHESFESDYIARLMNKHFVCIKVDREERPDVDRVYMEAVQMINQHGGWPLNAFCLPDGRPFYGGTYFPPEDRGQGLVPWPQLIMRVSEYFQSKREELEENAGNIVANLEHLSASAQEEGSQWSPRDLLGAVRRIVDTRDPENGGFGGAPKFPPTMVLQFLLAMRQTRACGNEFPKLADKVDDAVTLTLEKIARGGLFDQVGGGFCRYCVDASWTIPHFEKMLYDNALLIETFAIAWSRYRVPLMVKVVEETVDWLEREMKLPSGLYAASVDADSPEGEGKFYCWTPKQLKEILGEETGERFAQAYAVTEDGNFEGGLSYPQFEGTLEDREALAEARKILREKRKERPAPVRDEKELTFWNALTARALIQAGAIFGRQSWIERGGEILDLLWEQRFREGRLYSLAGEDSPAGFLDDCGTTAHALLIASGHGEVFGSEKTAVYLERAETLARGILEKFANPTGSAYFFTAADAQSPILRQVEWYDNATPSGNSTLAHLFVGLAAISEDPEFQEARDRLRPSYASLIERVPNGVAFALTAWCQDASGIVNIKAPNSDALQEMAEKLEDRCWRPHALTVDPEVPAGKWRICVGTTCLPDFSTSSEAAETAAMASMPRE from the coding sequence ATGAGCAATCAACTTGCGAACGAGTCCAGCCTTTACCTCCGCCAGCACGCCGAGAATCCGGTCGATTGGATGCCTTGGGGCGAGGAGGCCTTTGCCCGGGCGAAGGCCGAGGATAAGCCGGTCCTCGTTTCGATCGGGTATTCGTCCTGCCACTGGTGCCACGTGATGGCGCACGAGTCCTTTGAGAGCGATTATATTGCTCGGCTCATGAATAAGCACTTCGTCTGCATCAAGGTCGACCGCGAGGAGCGTCCGGATGTGGACCGTGTGTATATGGAAGCGGTTCAGATGATCAACCAGCACGGTGGTTGGCCGCTCAATGCCTTTTGCCTTCCGGATGGGCGACCCTTTTACGGCGGAACCTATTTCCCCCCGGAAGATCGTGGGCAGGGGTTGGTCCCGTGGCCCCAGTTGATCATGCGGGTGTCGGAGTATTTTCAATCCAAGCGGGAGGAGCTGGAGGAGAATGCCGGCAACATTGTGGCCAATCTCGAGCACCTCTCCGCCTCGGCACAGGAAGAAGGCAGTCAGTGGAGTCCGCGCGATCTTCTCGGCGCGGTGCGGCGGATTGTCGATACCAGGGATCCGGAGAATGGTGGATTTGGGGGCGCTCCCAAGTTCCCGCCCACAATGGTGTTGCAGTTTCTTCTCGCGATGCGGCAAACGCGTGCCTGCGGGAATGAATTTCCGAAGTTAGCAGACAAGGTCGACGATGCCGTGACGCTGACCCTCGAGAAGATTGCCCGCGGAGGGTTGTTCGATCAGGTGGGCGGAGGATTTTGCCGCTACTGCGTGGATGCCAGTTGGACGATTCCGCATTTCGAGAAGATGCTCTATGACAACGCTCTTCTTATTGAAACCTTCGCCATCGCTTGGTCCCGCTATCGGGTTCCCTTGATGGTGAAAGTGGTCGAGGAGACCGTGGATTGGCTCGAGCGGGAAATGAAACTCCCCTCGGGGCTCTATGCCGCTTCGGTCGATGCGGATTCGCCGGAAGGCGAGGGCAAGTTCTATTGCTGGACGCCGAAGCAGTTGAAGGAGATTCTCGGCGAAGAGACGGGCGAGCGCTTTGCCCAAGCCTATGCTGTCACGGAGGACGGTAACTTCGAGGGAGGCCTCAGCTATCCGCAATTCGAGGGGACGCTGGAGGACCGCGAGGCCTTGGCCGAGGCCCGGAAGATCCTTCGTGAGAAACGCAAGGAGCGCCCGGCTCCCGTGCGTGACGAAAAGGAACTGACCTTCTGGAATGCATTGACCGCCCGCGCCTTGATACAGGCGGGAGCCATTTTCGGACGCCAGTCCTGGATCGAGCGGGGAGGGGAGATCCTTGACCTCCTCTGGGAGCAGCGCTTCCGCGAGGGTCGACTTTATTCCCTTGCCGGCGAGGATTCTCCCGCTGGATTCCTTGACGATTGCGGTACCACGGCTCACGCCTTGCTGATCGCTTCGGGGCACGGAGAAGTATTCGGTTCGGAGAAAACTGCGGTCTATCTCGAGAGAGCGGAAACTCTGGCGCGCGGGATCCTGGAAAAATTCGCGAACCCGACCGGTTCGGCCTATTTCTTTACCGCGGCCGATGCCCAGAGCCCGATCCTGCGACAGGTCGAGTGGTATGACAACGCGACTCCCTCTGGGAATTCAACGCTGGCCCACCTCTTCGTCGGCCTCGCGGCAATTTCGGAAGATCCAGAGTTTCAAGAGGCGCGGGACCGACTACGGCCTTCCTATGCAAGTCTCATTGAGCGGGTGCCGAACGGAGTGGCTTTCGCCCTGACTGCCTGGTGTCAGGACGCCTCGGGAATCGTCAACATCAAGGCCCCCAACTCCGACGCCCTTCAGGAAATGGCTGAAAAGCTCGAAGACCGCTGCTGGCGTCCCCATGCCCTGACCGTGGACCCGGAGGTCCCCGCTGGAAAGTGGCGAATCTGTGTGGGAACGACCTGCCTCCCGGATTTTTCCACTTCCTCGGAAGCGGCGGAAACCGCGGCGATGGCGAGTATGCCGCGCGAGTAG
- the rpsA gene encoding 30S ribosomal protein S1: MSSLMEDLLSESSIDKLEEGEIIKGRIMEIRPTEVIVDIGGKSEAAIPSVEFGDLGELDVGGEIEVYLDRLEDRDGNPVVSFDKAEQKKNWEHILENCDEGSVVQGRVKSKVKGGLIISIGVDSFLPASQIDIQPPKNLDQYVGQTYDFKVIKINPDRKNIVVSRRELIEEQRAEKRRKLLEEVKPGDVRRGVVKNITDYGAFVDLDGLDGLLHITDMSWGRVSHPSEMLKAGEEIDIQILEVDRERERVSLGTKQLTPNPWDMIEQKYPVGAVVKGRVVNLVAYGAFVEIEEGVEGLVHVTELSWTKRINKPSEVLRIGQEVDAVVLGIQKDEQKISLGTRQLDENPWDMVRHNYPVGAHVRGKVRNLTNYGAFIELEEGIDGMVHVSDMSWTRKVNNPTEVVKKGDEVDAIVLDVDTENRRISLGMKQLSNDPWEAIDQYFKMGDVVSGTVIKLTNYGAFVQLEHDIDGLVHISQISEDRIENVKDAVEVGQSVTARVIKIDRNDRRIGLSIKAAEYSDEEVAAEAAAYDSLSNDEDLASLGDILDKAGR, from the coding sequence ATGAGTTCCTTAATGGAAGACCTTCTCTCCGAGAGCAGCATCGATAAGCTCGAGGAGGGTGAAATCATCAAAGGCCGGATCATGGAGATCCGCCCAACCGAAGTGATCGTCGATATCGGCGGCAAGTCGGAAGCGGCGATTCCCTCCGTTGAATTCGGCGACCTCGGCGAACTGGACGTCGGAGGCGAAATCGAAGTTTACCTCGACCGCCTCGAAGACCGCGATGGAAATCCGGTCGTGTCCTTCGACAAGGCTGAGCAAAAGAAGAACTGGGAGCATATTCTCGAAAACTGTGACGAAGGATCTGTCGTCCAGGGCCGAGTGAAGTCCAAGGTAAAGGGCGGCCTGATCATCAGCATCGGCGTCGATTCTTTCCTCCCAGCTTCTCAGATCGATATCCAACCGCCGAAGAACCTGGACCAATATGTTGGCCAGACTTACGACTTTAAGGTGATCAAGATTAACCCCGACCGGAAGAACATCGTTGTTTCCCGTCGTGAGCTGATCGAAGAGCAACGCGCTGAGAAGCGTCGCAAGCTCCTCGAAGAAGTGAAGCCCGGTGACGTTCGTCGCGGGGTGGTTAAGAACATCACCGATTACGGTGCCTTCGTGGACCTCGACGGTCTCGACGGCCTCCTCCACATTACCGACATGAGCTGGGGCCGTGTCTCTCACCCGAGCGAAATGCTCAAGGCTGGTGAAGAGATCGACATCCAGATCCTCGAGGTGGATCGCGAGCGCGAACGTGTCTCTCTCGGCACCAAGCAGCTGACTCCGAACCCTTGGGACATGATCGAGCAGAAGTACCCGGTCGGCGCAGTGGTCAAGGGCCGCGTGGTCAACCTGGTTGCCTATGGTGCCTTCGTCGAAATCGAAGAAGGTGTCGAAGGTCTCGTGCACGTCACCGAGCTGTCCTGGACGAAGCGGATCAACAAACCTTCCGAGGTTCTCCGCATTGGTCAGGAAGTCGACGCCGTGGTTCTGGGAATCCAGAAGGACGAGCAGAAGATCTCCCTCGGAACCCGTCAGCTCGACGAGAACCCATGGGATATGGTCCGCCACAACTACCCGGTCGGTGCACACGTCCGCGGCAAGGTGCGCAACCTCACCAACTACGGTGCCTTCATCGAACTCGAAGAGGGTATCGACGGTATGGTTCACGTTTCGGACATGAGCTGGACCCGCAAGGTCAACAACCCGACCGAAGTGGTCAAGAAGGGCGACGAAGTGGACGCCATCGTCCTCGACGTCGATACGGAAAACCGCCGTATCTCCCTCGGGATGAAGCAGCTCAGCAACGATCCGTGGGAAGCGATCGACCAGTACTTCAAGATGGGCGACGTGGTCAGCGGAACGGTGATCAAGCTCACCAACTACGGTGCCTTCGTTCAGCTCGAGCACGACATCGATGGCCTGGTTCACATCAGCCAGATCAGCGAAGATCGCATCGAGAACGTCAAGGACGCTGTCGAAGTGGGTCAGTCGGTCACCGCACGTGTGATCAAGATCGACCGCAACGACCGTCGTATCGGTCTCAGCATCAAGGCTGCCGAATACTCCGATGAGGAAGTGGCCGCCGAAGCTGCAGCTTACGATTCGCTCTCGAACGACGAAGATCTCGCCAGCCTCGGGGATATCCTCGACAAGGCCGGTCGCTAA
- a CDS encoding SdrD B-like domain-containing protein, with protein MFQKPISFLLLSAVSLALGLSLRADVEVFKSIKGDLTQVEAGEPFTYQLQYRAASTTTDFFNTTLTDVLPEGLEFISFVGTVHVDSYDFDESSRTLTVQFVDPLPAGSTGELELKTRFTPGETLDGAVAVNKATIDADNSPADTSSPVLIKATASNQASLEKTLLGSSIPLDQDVTYRVRLNNQDTTGGLDLSGVSMVDELPAGVVFVDASGSGVYSAIDSTVTWTLGDVDAGKTISRTVTVRYPATEFAVDDDVENRVSARVTPLGGAEESLEDSVIHTIELPKSNLFFSKSVNSRFVYEGKDASKTWNFKLENKGNVPENSVVVTDMIPDHIELDKIRVPRLSGTPSDLQDQVSVFYQTNLNASWTGFPDNPYDGVSSQWVGVGELGLAPNEYVTGVRWEFGTIPVGYSTSDFSIRGTVMSTNRSGVPLAVGFDAVNSATVEYEDFEGPKSSSSDASIPVKSVRPVVKLTKSSSPSTVNDGGSTTYTLALENRTEAAEALQSPVIADLLDDKLVYVPGSWSVVEKPAGAPDPVFEEIPNYNGSGRTLLRWSWTGAADYDLPINEKIRIAFDVEIPRGTIFGNIQNRVTLIDWGNSEIDTYNGVGSTPDSDDLDGDGDTAEKILFRGQNTNVRGRASMESVKWVKGQLDNGWSKYPNSGFTVPGGQADYRLIVENTGNVPIRDAEILDILPVVGDTGVIDLNARDTQWIAALAGPVVAPPGVTVYYSRTENPERPKYVDGVVGPIPAEWSATPPATLVEARSLLFVFNGVTIQPGESFELTWPMRAPVGTPTDGPIAWNSFGYLGTRVDNNSQLLASEPIKVGISVEPDNNASYGDRVWLDVNRDGIQDAGEIGLNGIRVSLYEDNGVGLIGDGVRDPSVDRFVGFTITSDDYEGNPGYYLFPDLDRGNYYAVFDIPDGYGVSPSHEGGDDAVDSDVDEATGFTPITDLAAAEVDRTWDLGLWLPPSSVSIVKVAGDAADGDDLWVLPGTPVTYSYTVTNTGEMPLVRLRVTDDVLGLVDIIDGPLEPGDSVTVTKTSGALSDGVVNIGKVVGHPADPSGNEIPGAPAVESDDPATVSVLASIGDYVWYDINLNGVQDSGESPVPGTKVTLYDAAGDPIATKTTNANGRYLFTGLMPGDYSLGFDPPADYVISGKDLGGNDAKDSDVDQETGRTVVTTLVASEQDRSWDAGLWKPSSLGDYVWIDLDADGIQDGSESGIGGITVNLLDGSGNPVLVGGNPVTTTTAGDGSYEFEGLIPGTYGVQFVLPTDYIFSPQDADANGINGTDNSDADETTGLTATVVLGNGEHNPRLDAGLIPANPEIALTKSVTPTEYSVDGEVLTYAFIVENTGNVPLIDVTVSDPLLTVSGGPINLAVGEIDSTTFTGSYAVGLGDLNAGSRPNTASVSAKDPRTDEVVTDTSSAVATALQLPSITVTKTGTYVSTAGDCNPLGLAGEFNALIFGDLNASGGDTDGRLAVGGNGTFSAGYSVGFPIKGYPIPTYYGGTEDMFIVAGNLSDGNFGVNGNVVHGGVRTGPVRVMINGNLTRQVVPVTFDGDGNVPGNGGGISFADLRDEMEVRSALLGAFEERGVVDVSETTGGSGVVGLSLVGDDPELNIFHIPADQISLSSAAIDITVPDGSTVLVNVYGDAVSIHNVGMTLHGADVRDVLFNLVDATSVSTSGFAWLGSVLATYADGEFVGGSIDGIAIFGGNVITSGGFEFHNFPFNGGICTEIVYEFTVANTGNVTVTDIQIDDPVVDVEGGPISLDPGESDSTTFTARYRLKASDVINGSFTNTATASGLPPFGARVTASDSDTQTFTIPGIGSGGTAGSGGAPSAGSGGTPGTPTDTASNGEKPDLQVNSVTLTPKPSAVGDTFTAVVEVENLGLWKAEGAVLRFWSNESGWVSVGEPGEAEVHLGTMEVDEVRTVTVDGFTTPNAAGTYHLRAFVDAEGTVEEQSEGNNQLTGTYTIFDEASTNPPAWMKPDFVVQSVELDPSPTVTSAEFDVVVRILNQGHIAGNAGTVEFWASAPSYGDLSASPDETTSAGSINPGEVVELTFPGLRAPDDQGTYHVRVVVDADDQTDEYSTGNNQGGATYTVFPLRAEIEVHPEGMQISWNSAVGYTYYVERSTSLTGGFTDISGPINATPSENVFVDDEVPAGGVVFYRVWGER; from the coding sequence ATGTTTCAGAAACCAATTTCTTTTCTACTGCTTTCCGCAGTATCCCTGGCCCTAGGGCTTTCTCTCCGGGCGGATGTGGAGGTATTTAAGTCAATCAAGGGCGATTTGACGCAAGTGGAAGCGGGAGAACCCTTCACCTACCAGCTGCAGTATCGCGCCGCAAGCACCACGACCGACTTTTTCAATACCACGTTGACGGATGTTCTCCCCGAAGGCCTAGAGTTCATCTCCTTTGTGGGAACGGTTCATGTGGATAGCTACGATTTTGACGAATCGAGCCGTACGTTGACTGTGCAGTTCGTCGATCCGCTGCCGGCGGGAAGCACCGGTGAGCTTGAGCTCAAGACACGTTTCACTCCAGGAGAAACCCTCGACGGTGCGGTCGCAGTCAACAAGGCGACCATTGATGCGGACAATTCGCCCGCGGACACCTCAAGTCCGGTTTTGATCAAGGCAACGGCCAGTAACCAAGCCTCTCTCGAGAAAACTCTTTTGGGATCGAGTATTCCTCTTGATCAGGACGTCACCTACCGCGTCCGTCTGAACAATCAGGACACGACGGGGGGCCTCGACCTCTCTGGAGTGTCGATGGTCGATGAGCTTCCGGCAGGAGTCGTTTTCGTCGATGCTTCCGGCAGCGGCGTTTATTCAGCGATCGACAGCACTGTGACCTGGACTCTTGGGGATGTCGACGCGGGGAAGACGATCTCTCGCACGGTGACGGTTCGCTATCCGGCGACAGAATTTGCGGTCGACGATGATGTTGAGAACCGCGTTTCCGCCAGAGTTACCCCCTTGGGCGGCGCGGAGGAATCCTTGGAGGATTCGGTCATTCACACGATCGAGCTGCCCAAGAGTAACCTCTTCTTTTCGAAGTCGGTGAACAGCCGTTTCGTTTACGAAGGGAAGGATGCTTCCAAGACCTGGAACTTTAAACTCGAGAATAAGGGCAATGTTCCGGAAAATTCGGTAGTGGTGACGGATATGATCCCGGATCATATCGAGTTGGACAAAATCCGCGTGCCGCGCCTAAGCGGAACCCCCAGCGATTTACAGGATCAGGTCTCCGTGTTCTATCAGACGAACTTGAATGCTTCCTGGACCGGGTTCCCCGATAATCCTTATGATGGGGTTTCTTCGCAGTGGGTCGGCGTCGGAGAACTTGGTCTGGCTCCGAACGAATACGTTACCGGGGTCCGATGGGAGTTTGGGACGATCCCAGTTGGTTATTCGACCTCCGATTTTTCGATTCGGGGAACGGTGATGTCGACGAACCGTTCGGGAGTGCCTCTTGCAGTCGGTTTTGACGCCGTCAATTCTGCGACCGTCGAATACGAAGATTTCGAAGGACCCAAGAGCTCCTCGAGCGATGCGAGCATTCCGGTGAAGAGTGTTCGCCCGGTCGTAAAATTGACGAAGTCTTCCTCTCCATCGACAGTGAATGACGGAGGGTCGACTACCTATACCCTTGCGCTGGAGAACCGAACCGAAGCGGCCGAAGCCCTCCAGAGTCCGGTTATTGCCGATCTCCTCGACGACAAGTTGGTTTACGTCCCGGGAAGTTGGAGCGTCGTCGAAAAACCTGCCGGAGCCCCGGATCCGGTGTTTGAGGAAATTCCGAATTACAATGGGTCGGGTCGCACGCTCTTGCGTTGGTCCTGGACGGGTGCTGCCGACTACGACCTTCCCATCAACGAGAAAATCCGAATCGCCTTCGACGTTGAGATTCCGCGGGGGACGATCTTTGGAAATATTCAAAACCGTGTCACCCTCATCGACTGGGGGAATTCTGAAATCGATACATACAACGGCGTAGGTTCGACCCCCGATTCGGATGACCTCGACGGAGACGGAGATACTGCGGAGAAAATACTTTTCAGGGGCCAGAATACCAACGTGCGGGGTAGAGCTTCGATGGAATCCGTGAAGTGGGTGAAAGGCCAGCTGGACAACGGCTGGAGTAAGTATCCGAATTCCGGTTTCACGGTTCCAGGGGGGCAGGCGGACTATCGCCTCATCGTCGAAAACACAGGAAATGTTCCGATCCGGGATGCCGAGATTTTGGACATCCTCCCGGTTGTGGGCGATACGGGTGTCATCGATCTTAACGCCCGTGATACCCAGTGGATCGCCGCCTTGGCGGGTCCGGTGGTCGCGCCTCCGGGAGTGACGGTTTACTACAGCCGCACGGAAAACCCCGAACGTCCGAAATATGTAGACGGAGTGGTCGGACCCATCCCTGCCGAGTGGAGCGCCACGCCTCCCGCGACTTTAGTCGAAGCCCGTTCTCTCCTTTTTGTCTTCAATGGCGTAACCATCCAGCCAGGTGAGTCCTTCGAGTTAACTTGGCCGATGCGGGCTCCGGTAGGCACGCCGACCGATGGTCCGATTGCCTGGAATTCATTCGGTTACCTCGGCACCCGTGTCGACAACAACTCCCAGCTGCTCGCCTCCGAGCCGATCAAGGTGGGGATCTCGGTCGAGCCGGACAACAACGCTTCCTATGGGGATCGCGTTTGGCTCGATGTGAATCGCGACGGAATTCAGGACGCTGGAGAAATTGGGCTCAATGGCATTCGCGTTTCTCTCTATGAAGACAATGGCGTCGGCTTGATCGGGGATGGTGTCCGCGATCCATCCGTGGATCGCTTTGTTGGCTTTACCATCACTTCGGACGATTACGAGGGCAATCCCGGGTACTACCTCTTCCCGGATCTTGATCGAGGAAACTATTATGCGGTCTTCGACATTCCCGATGGATACGGGGTGAGCCCTTCTCACGAAGGAGGAGACGACGCTGTCGATTCCGACGTGGATGAAGCCACTGGATTTACACCCATCACGGATCTCGCGGCCGCGGAAGTGGATCGCACTTGGGATCTCGGCCTCTGGTTGCCTCCCTCGAGCGTGAGCATTGTCAAGGTCGCTGGGGACGCGGCTGACGGTGATGATCTCTGGGTTCTCCCCGGGACTCCCGTTACCTATTCCTATACGGTTACCAACACCGGAGAGATGCCGTTGGTTCGCCTTCGTGTAACCGACGACGTTCTCGGCCTCGTCGACATCATTGATGGACCATTGGAGCCGGGCGACAGCGTCACGGTGACAAAGACCTCTGGTGCTCTTTCCGACGGAGTCGTTAACATCGGGAAAGTGGTGGGGCATCCTGCCGACCCTTCCGGAAACGAAATCCCGGGAGCGCCTGCAGTTGAATCCGATGATCCGGCGACGGTTTCGGTTCTGGCTTCGATTGGCGATTACGTCTGGTATGACATAAACCTGAACGGCGTTCAGGATTCCGGCGAAAGTCCCGTCCCTGGCACCAAGGTCACTCTCTATGATGCGGCTGGGGATCCGATTGCGACGAAGACGACCAATGCGAATGGTCGCTACCTCTTCACGGGTCTTATGCCCGGGGATTACTCCCTCGGTTTTGATCCCCCGGCGGACTACGTGATCAGCGGGAAAGATCTCGGAGGCAACGACGCGAAGGATAGCGACGTCGACCAGGAGACCGGTCGCACGGTTGTCACGACGCTGGTGGCGAGCGAGCAGGATCGTAGCTGGGATGCCGGGCTTTGGAAGCCGTCTTCGCTCGGCGACTACGTCTGGATCGATCTTGATGCCGACGGAATTCAGGACGGTTCGGAATCCGGCATCGGAGGCATTACCGTCAATCTTCTCGACGGCTCGGGGAATCCGGTTCTCGTAGGCGGGAACCCCGTGACGACGACGACTGCCGGAGACGGATCTTATGAATTTGAGGGTCTGATTCCCGGAACCTACGGGGTCCAGTTTGTCCTCCCGACCGATTACATCTTCTCACCGCAGGATGCGGACGCCAACGGGATCAACGGAACCGATAACTCGGACGCCGACGAGACCACAGGCTTGACCGCAACTGTCGTTCTTGGAAACGGCGAACACAACCCTCGGCTCGATGCGGGATTGATTCCGGCTAACCCGGAGATCGCCCTCACCAAGAGCGTCACTCCGACGGAATACAGCGTTGACGGCGAAGTTCTTACCTACGCCTTCATTGTCGAGAATACCGGAAATGTTCCGCTGATTGACGTGACTGTCAGCGATCCTCTGCTCACGGTGAGTGGTGGTCCGATCAACCTTGCTGTCGGCGAAATCGATTCGACGACCTTCACTGGTTCCTACGCTGTGGGCCTCGGAGATCTGAATGCCGGAAGTCGCCCGAACACGGCTTCGGTTTCGGCAAAAGATCCACGGACGGATGAAGTGGTCACGGATACGAGCAGTGCGGTGGCAACTGCCCTCCAGCTCCCCTCGATCACGGTTACAAAGACCGGGACCTACGTTTCGACCGCAGGGGACTGCAATCCGCTTGGCTTGGCTGGCGAGTTCAATGCCTTGATCTTCGGAGATCTGAACGCATCTGGCGGAGATACGGACGGACGCTTGGCAGTCGGCGGAAACGGAACCTTTAGCGCCGGATACAGCGTAGGCTTTCCGATCAAAGGATACCCGATTCCCACCTACTATGGAGGAACCGAGGACATGTTCATTGTCGCTGGCAATCTTTCCGACGGAAACTTTGGGGTGAATGGCAACGTCGTTCACGGTGGCGTTCGCACCGGACCGGTTCGGGTGATGATCAACGGGAATCTGACTCGCCAAGTGGTTCCAGTGACTTTTGACGGAGACGGAAACGTCCCCGGCAACGGTGGCGGGATTTCCTTTGCAGACCTTCGGGATGAAATGGAAGTTCGCTCGGCACTTCTTGGTGCTTTCGAGGAGAGGGGAGTTGTTGATGTTTCCGAAACCACTGGAGGTTCGGGCGTGGTCGGTCTCTCGCTCGTCGGCGACGATCCCGAGTTGAACATTTTCCATATCCCCGCCGACCAGATCAGTCTCTCGTCCGCGGCGATCGATATTACCGTGCCGGATGGTTCGACCGTTCTCGTTAACGTCTATGGGGATGCGGTTTCGATCCACAATGTCGGCATGACTCTTCATGGCGCGGATGTTCGGGATGTTCTTTTCAACTTGGTGGATGCCACCTCGGTTTCCACCAGTGGCTTTGCTTGGCTGGGTTCAGTCCTCGCAACCTACGCAGATGGGGAATTTGTCGGGGGATCGATTGACGGGATCGCTATTTTCGGAGGAAACGTAATCACCTCTGGGGGATTCGAGTTTCACAACTTCCCCTTCAACGGCGGAATCTGCACGGAGATCGTCTACGAGTTCACGGTCGCCAATACCGGCAACGTGACCGTGACCGACATTCAGATCGACGATCCGGTTGTTGATGTCGAAGGCGGCCCCATCTCGCTTGATCCAGGTGAAAGCGATTCGACCACCTTCACCGCGCGCTATCGCCTGAAAGCGTCCGATGTGATCAACGGATCTTTCACCAATACGGCGACTGCCAGTGGGCTTCCTCCATTCGGTGCACGGGTTACGGCTTCGGATTCGGATACCCAGACCTTCACCATCCCGGGAATCGGTTCGGGAGGCACCGCAGGTAGCGGAGGCGCTCCATCGGCTGGTTCGGGAGGGACTCCGGGAACACCGACCGATACCGCTTCGAACGGCGAGAAGCCTGACCTTCAGGTGAACTCGGTGACTTTGACTCCGAAACCATCCGCCGTGGGTGATACCTTCACCGCAGTCGTGGAAGTGGAAAACCTTGGTCTTTGGAAGGCCGAAGGCGCTGTCCTGCGATTCTGGAGTAACGAATCCGGATGGGTCAGTGTGGGTGAGCCCGGTGAAGCGGAAGTTCACCTCGGCACCATGGAAGTCGACGAAGTGCGCACGGTGACTGTAGATGGATTCACCACTCCAAATGCTGCGGGTACCTATCACCTGCGCGCTTTCGTGGATGCGGAAGGTACTGTTGAGGAGCAGTCGGAAGGCAATAACCAGCTGACCGGAACCTACACCATCTTTGACGAAGCTTCGACCAATCCACCCGCGTGGATGAAGCCCGACTTTGTCGTTCAGTCCGTGGAGCTCGATCCGAGCCCAACGGTGACTTCGGCTGAGTTTGATGTGGTCGTTCGGATTTTGAATCAGGGCCATATTGCTGGCAACGCCGGGACAGTCGAGTTCTGGGCTTCGGCACCTTCCTATGGTGACCTATCGGCTTCGCCCGACGAGACCACCTCGGCCGGGTCGATCAATCCGGGCGAAGTCGTGGAGCTGACCTTCCCCGGACTCCGCGCGCCGGATGATCAGGGAACCTATCATGTCCGTGTCGTCGTTGACGCAGACGATCAAACGGACGAATACAGCACGGGCAATAATCAGGGTGGGGCGACCTACACTGTATTCCCACTCCGAGCCGAAATCGAAGTGCATCCCGAAGGAATGCAGATCTCCTGGAACAGTGCCGTAGGGTACACCTACTACGTCGAACGTTCGACTAGCCTGACCGGTGGGTTTACGGATATCTCTGGACCGATCAATGCCACTCCATCCGAGAATGTATTCGTCGATGATGAGGTGCCAGCAGGCGGGGTAGTCTTCTACCGCGTTTGGGGCGAACGCTGA